In Pseudoalteromonas tetraodonis, the genomic window GAAGCGTATAACGATGATGGCTTAGCACAAAGAACTGTACGCGCATTAAAAGAAACCTTTCCAGAGCTTGGCGTGATCACCGATGTTGCACTTGACCCATTTACTGTGCATGGTCAAGACGGCATTATTGATGATGCAGGTTATGTAATTAATGACGTCACTACCGAAATTTTAGTTAAGCAGGCGCTATCACACGCACATGCAGGTGCTGATGTTGTTGCTCCATCAGACATGATGGACGGGCGTATTGGTGCAATTCGTGAAGCCCTTGAAGCCGATGGCTTTATTCACACTCGCATTATGGCCTATTCAGCAAAGTATGCATCAAGCTACTATGGCCCATTTAGAGATGCTGTCGGTTCAGCAGGAAACTTAAAAGGCGCTGATAAAAAAACTTACCAAATGGATCCTGCCAACTCTGATGAAGCTATTCGCGAAGTGGCTCTTGATTTGCAAGAAGGCGCCGATATGGTAATGGTTAAGCCAGGTATGCCTTATTTAGACATTGTACGCCGCGTTAAAGATGAATTTGGTGTACCAACATTTGCTTATCAGGTAAGTGGTGAGTACGCGATGCATAAAGCCGCTATTGATAACGGCTGGCTGAGTGAGGAAGCCACTATTATGGAGTCTCTATTAGCATTTAAACGTGCAGGTGCTGATGGCATTCTGACTTACTTTGCAAAGCAGGCAGCCCGCTATTTAAATAAGTAATAAAAGCATATTGATATAAAAGGGCTTTATTGCCCTTTTTTTATGTTTAAGAACAACACATAGTTGGCATTTATGCAGCGTTACCCCCTATTTTTATAGATAGTAATCACACTACACAGGCTCTGTCTTACCTAAAACTAAACACACAACTGTACGTTCTACCTCAAAAAATAACAAAACTTAATATTGTTAACATTCTGTATTCTATTTGTAATCATTTTTCATTACACTAAGCGTCCCATTTGGGGAAACAAAAACACGGGAAAAAATAATAATGTTGAAAACAAAAATAACGCCATTGGCGCTTGTGTTAGCAAGCCTCAGTGCACCCGCTACCGCTAACCTCGTTATATCAGAATACGTAGAGGGCAGTAGCTATAATAAAGCAGTAGAACTATTTAATAATTCGACAACCCCACTGTCATTGGATGGCTACACCCTAAGTCTCTATTCAAATGGCAATACAGAGGCAAACAATACGCTCGATTTAACCGGTGAACTTGCTGCTAATAGCACTTATGTCATTGTTAATGGTAATGCTTCAGTTGAATTAAAAGAAAAAGCAGATCAACTCAGCGCCGTCACTAACTTTAATGGTGATGACGCACTGGTACTTACGCAAGGCTCAACCGTTATTGATAGCTTTGGTCAACGCGGCGTAGATCCAGGTTCATTTTGGTCTGAAGGTGGCGTACAAACACAAAATAAAACACTGCGCCGTAAAGAAACTCAATTAAACGGACGCACTGATGCCGATGGCGCTTTTAATCCAAGTGAGCTATGGCTGCAATTTGATCAAGATGATTTTAGTGATCTAGGTATCTTTGCAGGGAATTCTTCACCTAATCCAGATCCTGAGCCAGAACCTGAAGATCCTTTACTATGTGGCGCTGATAAAACATTAATTAGCAGTATTCAAGGTGAAGGCGCAAGCAGTCCACTGGTTAACACTGTGGTTGAATTTGAAGGCGTTGTGACAGCTGATTTCCAAGCAGATGATCAGCTCAAAGGCTTTTTTGTAAATTCACTTAATAGTGATGAAGATACAAATCCCCTTACTTCTGAAGGTGTATTTGTTTACTTTACCAATACTGATGTTAATGTTGGCGACCATGTTCGCGTACAAGGTACTGTTGAAGAGTACTTTGATGCCACCCAAATTGGTAATGTTAGCCAAGTTGCTATTTGTGATACCGGCCTTTCAGCTTATCCGACTAAAATCACTTTACCCGTTATCGATCAAAGTGAGTTAGAAGTATTTGAAGGTATGTTGGTGACCCTAGAGCAGCCATTAGTTGTCACGAATAACTATGGTTTAGGTCGTTACGGTGAATTAGAGCTTGCCACCGAACGTTTATATCAAGGGACACAAGTTGCACTTCCTGGTGCGGCAGCAAATGCGGTTGAAGCGCAAAATCTAACTAAAAAAATACTCGTAGATGATGGCTCAACTCGTCAAAATCGCGATCCTATTGCTTACCCTGTACCTGGATTATCAGCAGAGAATACGCTGCGTACTGGCGATACAGTAAATACCGTTACTGGCGCCCTAGCGTACAGCTTTAGCACTTACCGTATTCACCCAACGGTCACACCTCAGTTTATAGCTACGAATCCACGCACCGATGCGCCAGAGTTAAACCCTGACGCTGATTTACGTGTTGCCAGCTTTAACGTGCTTAACTACTTTAATGGCGATGGCCAAGGCGGCGGTTTCCCAACTAGCCGAGGCGCTGACTCAGAAGTAGAATTAATTCGTCAACAGGCCAAACTAGTTAGTGCTATCAGTGCTATGCAAGCTGATGTGATTGGCTTAATGGAAATTGAAAATGACGGCTTTGGCGAATTTAGTGCAGTTGCAAGCTTAGTAAATGCACTTAATGATGCCGACAGTCAAAATCAATATGCATTTGTGGACTTTGGTGTTGATAAAATCGGCACCGACGCTATTACTACCGCGCTTATTTATCGTGCTGATAAAGTACAGCAAGTAGGAACAGCAGCGATTACAACTGACGCGCCTTTTGACTACAGCAATCGCGCACCTATTGCGCAAAGCTTTAAGTCTTTAGAGACAGAAGAAGTCTTTACTGTTGCCGTTGCTCACTTAAAATCTAAAGGTGGTTGTGGAAGTGCAACTGGTGGAAACGCTGATCAAAATGACGGCCAAGCATGTTGGAACGAAATTCGAACTGCTGGCGCCAATGCATTTGCTGATTGGTTAAATAGCAAACCAACAGGGGTTGATGATGAAGATATCATTCTTGTTGGCGACATGAACGCCTATGCAATGGAAGATCCTATCCGTGCATTTGCTGATAAAGGCCTTAAAAATGTGGTTGCTGAGCTAGATGGCAACACTTTAGGTTACTCTTATAGCTTTTCTGGCCGAGCGGGTAGTTTAGATCACGCCCTAGTCAGTCCAAGCTTATTAAATAAAGTAGTCAGTGCAACCGATTGGCACATTAATGCCGATGAGCCTATCTCGCTTGATTATAATGTTGAATTTAAATCTGACGCACAACAATCAACCTTATATGCTCAAGGTCCTTACAGAGCGTCAGATCATGACCCTGTTATTGTCGATATTCGCTCGACCATTATCGCGCCACCTGAGCCAGAACCTGAAGTAATTATTGGCGAAATTAATAATATTGGCGGGTGGTTTTGGTGGAAAAGCTACAGCTTTGAAATCCCACAAGGTTATGACGAGCTAACGGTTAGCCTTGACGGTGGCTGGGGTGATGCAAACTTATTTGTACGCCATAAAAGAAACCCGACTCTTTTCAGAAAAGATTGCGCCTCAATAAGCTTCGGTAATAGTGAAAGCTGTTC contains:
- the hemB gene encoding porphobilinogen synthase, giving the protein MAQSGLDLFPYTRMRRMRRNDFSRRLMAENQLSVNDLIYPVFVLEGKNRRESIESMPGIERLSIDLLLEEAKELVDLGVPALAIFPVTPADKKSLLAEEAYNDDGLAQRTVRALKETFPELGVITDVALDPFTVHGQDGIIDDAGYVINDVTTEILVKQALSHAHAGADVVAPSDMMDGRIGAIREALEADGFIHTRIMAYSAKYASSYYGPFRDAVGSAGNLKGADKKTYQMDPANSDEAIREVALDLQEGADMVMVKPGMPYLDIVRRVKDEFGVPTFAYQVSGEYAMHKAAIDNGWLSEEATIMESLLAFKRAGADGILTYFAKQAARYLNK
- a CDS encoding ExeM/NucH family extracellular endonuclease: MLKTKITPLALVLASLSAPATANLVISEYVEGSSYNKAVELFNNSTTPLSLDGYTLSLYSNGNTEANNTLDLTGELAANSTYVIVNGNASVELKEKADQLSAVTNFNGDDALVLTQGSTVIDSFGQRGVDPGSFWSEGGVQTQNKTLRRKETQLNGRTDADGAFNPSELWLQFDQDDFSDLGIFAGNSSPNPDPEPEPEDPLLCGADKTLISSIQGEGASSPLVNTVVEFEGVVTADFQADDQLKGFFVNSLNSDEDTNPLTSEGVFVYFTNTDVNVGDHVRVQGTVEEYFDATQIGNVSQVAICDTGLSAYPTKITLPVIDQSELEVFEGMLVTLEQPLVVTNNYGLGRYGELELATERLYQGTQVALPGAAANAVEAQNLTKKILVDDGSTRQNRDPIAYPVPGLSAENTLRTGDTVNTVTGALAYSFSTYRIHPTVTPQFIATNPRTDAPELNPDADLRVASFNVLNYFNGDGQGGGFPTSRGADSEVELIRQQAKLVSAISAMQADVIGLMEIENDGFGEFSAVASLVNALNDADSQNQYAFVDFGVDKIGTDAITTALIYRADKVQQVGTAAITTDAPFDYSNRAPIAQSFKSLETEEVFTVAVAHLKSKGGCGSATGGNADQNDGQACWNEIRTAGANAFADWLNSKPTGVDDEDIILVGDMNAYAMEDPIRAFADKGLKNVVAELDGNTLGYSYSFSGRAGSLDHALVSPSLLNKVVSATDWHINADEPISLDYNVEFKSDAQQSTLYAQGPYRASDHDPVIVDIRSTIIAPPEPEPEVIIGEINNIGGWFWWKSYSFEIPQGYDELTVSLDGGWGDANLFVRHKRNPTLFRKDCASISFGNSESCSFTNPKEGKWRVRVNGAIPFGNVKLTYKATKYAD